CGGCAGTTCAGGACTGAGGCCCGCGTCCACATCGCGGAAATATTCATTCGCCAGCGTGTTGGCGTCGTACTCCGGGTGGCCGGTCACGAAAGCAATGCGTTTATCTTTGCTGGCAAACAGGTAGGCATCGCCCTCTTCTGTTTCGGCCAGAATCTCCAGATCGGTGTAGTCGCGGATCAATGCAGACGGGAAATCCGCATAACGGGAGTGCGGAGCAAGGAACACATCGTCAAAACCGCGCGTCAGCAGCGCATGGGGATGAAGGATGTGGTGTTCATACACGCCGGAGAGCTTTTCACTGCGGGTCTGCTTGGGAATGCCATAAAGAATATTGAGCGCGGCCTGGACCGCCCAACAGACAAACAGCGTTGAGGTTACGTGATCTTTCGCCCACTCCAGTACCTGCTCAATCTGCGGCCAGTAGGCAACATCGTTAAACTCAACCAGGCCCAGTGGCGCGCCGGTAACAATCAGGCCATCGTAGTTTTCGTGGCAGATTTCATCAAAATTACAGTAAAAAGTATTCAGGTGCTCAGCTGGCGTGTTACGCGACTCGCGGGAATCGATGCGCAGCAGGCGTACATCAACCTGTAGCGGGGAGTTCGATAGCAGACGCAGGAACTGATTTTCCGTCTCAATCTTCTTTGGCATCAGGTTCAGGATCAACACCTTCAGAGGGCGGATTTCCTGAACTGTCGCGCGCGAAGTCGTCATCACAAAGACGTTCTCGTCACGCAAGAAATTGACGGCTGGCAGCTCGTCCTGCACCCGAATCGGCATAACTTATATCCTCACTGCATACGTTTAAACGTTTAGACATCCAGATAGCCGAAGATACCCAGGAATCAGCAAAATGTCGAGTCCGCAAGTGAAAGGTGAGAAAGTTTCACGTCACGGTCCGCCTATGAAATGA
The Kosakonia oryzae genome window above contains:
- the metA gene encoding homoserine O-acetyltransferase MetA → MPIRVQDELPAVNFLRDENVFVMTTSRATVQEIRPLKVLILNLMPKKIETENQFLRLLSNSPLQVDVRLLRIDSRESRNTPAEHLNTFYCNFDEICHENYDGLIVTGAPLGLVEFNDVAYWPQIEQVLEWAKDHVTSTLFVCWAVQAALNILYGIPKQTRSEKLSGVYEHHILHPHALLTRGFDDVFLAPHSRYADFPSALIRDYTDLEILAETEEGDAYLFASKDKRIAFVTGHPEYDANTLANEYFRDVDAGLSPELPHNYFPKDDPQNKPRASWRSHGNLLFINWLNYYVYQITPYDLRHMNPTLD